The Ornithorhynchus anatinus isolate Pmale09 chromosome 11, mOrnAna1.pri.v4, whole genome shotgun sequence genomic interval gcacagagaatttaagtgacttgcccacagtcacacagctgacaagtggcagatccaggattcaaacccatgacctctgactcccaagcccgggctctttccactgagccacactgcttcccctcctccaggaggccttctcagactaagcccccgcccccgctcctcctctcctccctaatctgcctgactcgctccctctgccccccttcccgccccacagcacgagtatatatatgtacatatttattattctattttattgacttatcataattctatttatttatattaatgcctttctacttgttttgttgtccatctccccccttctagaccgtgaaaccgtggttgggcagggattgtttctatccatTGCTGAACTATAAcctctccaacacttagtacagtgttctgcacccagtaagcactcaagaaatacgatcaaGTGAatcgtgtactctccccagcgcttagtatagtgagctgcacccagtaagcgctcaagaaatacgatggacCGAATGACTCACCGGTGGGCAGCTGGTCCGTGGTGACCAGCAGCTGAAGCTCTTCGTCCATGGGCCAGTTCAACAGGCCCGGGACCTGCCCGTGTAATCGCAGCCAGAAGTCGGGCTTGTGGATGTCCATGGTGGGTGGGATGGTGGGTGAGTGGGGGGCGGTCTCGGTCTGCCCCTTGAATGCGGCCCAGTGGGCTCAGTGAGCAGAGAGGGTGCTAAAGGCCTGCTGGGCTTCTATCAGCTCCAGGTGGGATCCATCTGATCCAATCGCGGTCTCGGGCCCAGCCCCaacacctggctcctctccccgctccgggtTGGCACACAAGAGAGCCGAGGCCCGGGTTTGAGGGCGGGGTCGTCGGTCCTCAATTCCGAACCACCGCTGGATCATCCGGGGCGGCGACCCCCGGGGAgccatgggggatgggggggggtccGAGCCGCTTTCCGCACTTTTTCACGGCTCGTTAATCCCACGGATTGgccggtggggaaactgaggcacacctcACCACCACCATCGCAGATAATTGGAGGCGAGGTGGTTCCTCTTTCTCCGTCGGGCCTGCCCCAGCTCTCCCAGGTGCGAAGGTCAGACCTGCGCCCCTCTCCCCTCGGGACCCTCAGCCCCTCCTCAGTTCTCCCATATGGCTATGAAtcagtctctcttccccctccctctgctctctctctttctgtgagtctccatctgtctctgtctctttctatgggtctgtctctgtgtcactcttgctttCTGTGGGTCggtctctgtttccctctgtctctttctgtgcctctctacctctctgtgtgtctctaccgctctgtgtgtgtctcacaaacacctgttgccgaactgtactttccaagtgcttagtacagtgctctgcacacagtaagcactcaataaatacgattgaatgaatgaatgtctctgtctctatctctgtgcATCGCTACCTCTgtgcatctctgcctctgtctctttctgtttctctacctctctgggtgtctctgtctttctgtacATCTCTATCTTTCtatgtgtctctgtctgtctgtctctgtgtttttctacctctctgtctctgtctttctgtctgtctctacttctctgtgtgtctctgtgtttctcaacctctctgtgtgtctctgtctttctgtgcATCTCTACCTCTCTATGTgtttctgcctgtctctgtctctttctgtgttTTTCTACCTCTCTGTATGTCTCTACCTATGTGTCTCtgtttcttaacctctctgtgtgtgtctgtccctGTGTTTTTCTACCTCTCtgggtgtctctgtctcttttctgtgtgtctctatctctctgtgtGTCCCTATCtgtttctatctctctcttcATGTCTATCTCTCTgggggtctctgtctctgtctccttctgtgggactttctctgtttctttttctctttatttccctctttcttcctccccggcccctccagtTGGGGTAAGGAAGGAGACCGTGGACACCCCAACAAGGTTCCGTTTCCTTCCCGGGATCCGGCCTGCCAAGAAAAGACAGGCCACAGCTGGGGGAAGGTCACCGGGCTTTATTTCTGGGATGGAGGCTCAGcgcggggtgggagtggggggcaggTAGAGGTGGGAGTGATTGGCAGAAGGTGGGGCCGGGGACACCGGTTAAAGAGAATGGCTGTTCGGAGAGTTGGTGCCCACAGGCGGGCACTGCCCCGGTCTCAGTCGTGGGAACCCAGCACGAGGGCAACGATGAAACCCAGGAGCAGTAGGAACATGGCCACAGACAGCAGCACCGTGATGACCACCATGCCCCCCGTGCGGGCCATGCCCACCACCAGCAGCTCCGCCTTCTGCCCTGCAGGGAAAACGGGGCCCGGAGGATCGGGAAACACCCCGGCCCTTCCCGGGCGCAGCGGACCCTCCGGGAAACTCATCTTGGGCCCAGCCGCCCACCCCAGGGAGACGGGTGAAGTGTGGGGGCGGTGCAGCTGAGGGGGCAGAGTTGGCACTCACGTGAGAGAGTGGTCATCCGGACCTTATTGCTGGCCTCTTGGACCGACCCTTTCTGCACCACGTAGGAGAGGCTGTGGCAGGGAGGGCAACGGTGAGGGcctgaagggggtggaggggaaggggcgaggcTTCAAGGCTGGGCCACCGTGCTggacctttcccctcctcctggccctggccctggccctggccccagtCAAGCAACAggcatgtttactgagcacctactgaacccgcacactttgctcctttactgccaaccttctcactctacctcaacctCTTCAAACTCACCGTCGATCTCGGGCCCAcaacctttctctggcctggaactcccgccctCTTCGTATTCGACAGACACGACGTGACATgtcgacagacagtgactcttctccccttcaaagccttattgaaggcccatctcctccaagaggccttccctgactaagccccaccttcctcttctccctctcccttctctgtcgccctgaccggctccctttattcatcactcccacagcacttatgtccatatctgtaatcctatttatttatattaatgtctgtctccccactctagactataacctcactgggggcagggaatgtatctgttatattgtactctccccggggcttagcacagtgctccgtgcacagtaagtgctcaataaatacaactgactggccaAGGCTGGCCtttggcgtggcttagtggatagagcacggaccggggagtcagaaggtcatgggttctaatcccagctccgtcacttgtctgctgtgtgaccttgggcaagccacattgcttctctgggccttagttacctcatctggaaaatggggattacaatgatgatggcatatattcagcatttattatgtggcaagcactgttctaagcactggagtagatacaaggtgatcaggttgtcccatgtggggctcacagtcttaatctccattttacaaatgaggtaactgaggcacagagaagtgaagtgacttgcccagagtcacacagctgacaaaagctacggagctgggattggaacccttgacctctgactcccaagcccgggctccttccactgagccacgctgcttctcacaactgtgagccccgagtgggacaggaactgtatccaacccgattggcttgtatctaccccagtgcttagtacagtgcctggcacacagtaagcgctcaacaaataccataatgattaattaCTATTACCATTTGGGGTACTGAGAcccaatcagggaagccttccaggaggaggtggggatttaaggagggctgaggtctggcagattttaTGGGGGTGGCGCTTGGGTAAaacggggagaggtggaggggagctTGGCCCTTCTGACCGCCCCCCAGTACGGCACGTACACGTAGGTGGTGGCCGGCCTCAGCCCGGTGATCTGGTACGCGTTCAGACGGGTGGTGGCGAAGCCGGCACTGCTGTCCACCACGCTGACCAGCTCCCGGCGCCCACGGCACGGTGGCACCACAAACCTCTGCTGAAGCACTGGTGGAGGAGGGGACCccggggtcagggttagggttagactgggggcgggggcgcgggcagGGGCAATTcctgggtgggaggggcgggaaggaaggatgagggaagaagagtgggggcaggaggtgatgaggcggggaaggggttgcgtggcggggaggagggctgcACACCTGAGCTGCCGTTGACTCCCTGGACCTTCAGGGTGGCATTTCCCCCCGTGAGGTGGCAAGGGGGCAGGGCAACCAGCAGGCTCTCCGCCAGGGTCGGGGTCAGCAGGCCGGACAAACTGGAGATGTTAAATTCTgcccagagaggagagaagggatggcggaggaggaggaaggtggtgaAGACCTCACCCCCGCCCCAAATCTTAGCCTTccccggtcattcattcagtaggatgtatggagcgctcactgtgtactaagcgctggggaagtacaattcagcggcaAATAGAGAtaagccctgcccacagcgggctcgccACTTTCACCCCCACACCGCCTTTGGTCCCAGTTCTCCCCGACGAAGGTCCCAGCGGGGCTCGTCCTACCACTcaccctctgtccctcccatcctcctccctgactGAAAATCACAGGACCCAGGAGTCCGGGGCTCCAGTCCCCAGAGAAGTCTTTCCCACCGAGGcgggaaagagccaggcctgtCAGTCCGACCAGCAGAT includes:
- the UPK2 gene encoding uroplakin-2 produces the protein MTLPLILRLPALPLVLLLAKGPAEFNISSLSGLLTPTLAESLLVALPPCHLTGGNATLKVQGVNGSSVLQQRFVVPPCRGRRELVSVVDSSAGFATTRLNAYQITGLRPATTYVLSYVVQKGSVQEASNKVRMTTLSRQKAELLVVGMARTGGMVVITVLLSVAMFLLLLGFIVALVLGSHD